TGCATACAGACCCGGACCCGTTCCGCCGTTTCCCGTCCACTGAGCTTGATGTAGAGCTTCGTGGTTTCCAAATTCCGGTGACCAGCATATTGTGCGATAGCGTGGAGCTCCATGCCGCTACGGGCTAAGTCTGTCAACCGAAGGTGGCGGGGGGTATGGGTTGTAAAACGATGATGGAGTCCAGCGCGCTTCGCTAGGCGTGTGACCACCTTGTCCCAACTCGCCGCTGTCATGGCTTGCGTTCGGTTTCGGTCTGACTGTGAACGGAAGAGCACGCCCCCAGAGATCTCTTCGTCAGCACGTTCCTCCAGGTAGAACTGCAACAAGCTTCGTGCGACGTCTCCGTACATGACCACCCGACCACGGCCATTCTTGGCAATCTCTGGACGAATTGTGAGTTGTTGATGAGGAAAGGAGAGATCACGGACCTGCAAAGCAACCAGTTCACTTCGACGTAAGGCTCCATCGTAAGCCAAAAGCAGCATGAGCCTGTTACGCAACGGTTCCTGGAGCGCGGCGTCAAGAAGACAGTCCCACTCATCGCTGCCAGGTATCCAGGGAAGTCGTTCGTAGTGCCGCAATATGCCCCGTTCACGCTTGCCTGCAAAAGCGCGACCGGGTGTGAACTTGCCTTTACCAACAGGGTTACGCTGATCCACGCGAATACGCTCGTCAATGAGGTAATCGTAGAGCAACCG
The DNA window shown above is from Chloroflexota bacterium and carries:
- a CDS encoding tyrosine-type recombinase/integrase yields the protein MSMQTIRWERYPLVAENLHAHQWLDTQNMLGLAQNTVHAYGRGANEYLAFCERTGCLFIEATKADIVAYIDEMTHRANPKGDNIQYLHSGVGLSNATMMQYLTVVRLLYDYLIDERIRVDQRNPVGKGKFTPGRAFAGKRERGILRHYERLPWIPGSDEWDCLLDAALQEPLRNRLMLLLAYDGALRRSELVALQVRDLSFPHQQLTIRPEIAKNGRGRVVMYGDVARSLLQFYLEERADEEISGGVLFRSQSDRNRTQAMTAASWDKVVTRLAKRAGLHHRFTTHTPRHLRLTDLARSGMELHAIAQYAGHRNLETTKLYIKLSGRETAERVRVCMQDLDKRLERLQKEEG